One window from the genome of Montipora foliosa isolate CH-2021 chromosome 5, ASM3666993v2, whole genome shotgun sequence encodes:
- the LOC138002448 gene encoding uncharacterized protein: protein MQRSQRKRCAPSWLKKKPYLNVRFTEDGVITKVTESWRIKLTQDSKELHGCLTKFTFLVGQIVWCYWKTANEKEKTYFEATITEVCGNSVAVTEISSTEVDERSSDEFAVNENSEDVDMEASPRKKKRSAKDAKKSAKQRAEKSTNSIDEEARAAKRLANKEKEEQEKARKEDNVQQTKELLRISDENMDMVFDFMQQIMSRLDSLERKIDGNQEYFEKLSKKIEKRKKDHSLPVQVFVNKSGDGTERSSSSYLSQTSFDSGSPPELCSTPRAGLPARTSSSAGSPNIRERESDDEVDTQGESENVSS, encoded by the exons ATGCAACGATCTCAAAGAAAAAGATGTGCTCCTTCCTGGTTGAAAAAGAAGCCTTATCTTAATGTAAGGTTTACTGAAGACGGTGTGATCACGAAAGTCACGGAGTCGTGGAGGATCAAACTTACACAAGACAGTAAGGAGTTACATGGTTGTCTAACGAAGTTCACTTTCCTTGTTGGTCAAATTGTCTGGTGCTACTGGAAAACCgcaaatgaaaaggaaaaaacgtaTTTTGAAGCCACTATTACTGAGGTATGTGGCAACTCTGTAGCAGTGACAGAGATCTCATCGACCGAGGTAGACGAAAGAAGTTCAGACGAATTCGCAGTGAATGAAAACAGTGAAG ATGTTGATATGGAAGCTTctccaagaaaaaagaaacggAGTGCGAAAGATGCAAAAAAGAGCGCCAAACAACGTGCAGAGAAGTCGACCAATAGTATTGATGAAGAG GCAAGAGCCGCTAAACGACTAGCTaataaagaaaaggaagaacaaGAAAAAGCCAGGAAAGAAGATAATGTGCAACAAACCAAAGAGTTGCTAAGAATCTCTGATGAAAACATG GATATGGTCTTTGACTTCATGCAGCAAATAATGTCTCGCTTGGACAGCCTTGAAAGGAAGATTGATGGAaatcaagaatattttgaaaagctttcaaaaaagattgaaaagagAAAG AAGGATCATTCACTTCCTGTGCAAGTGTTTGTCAACAAATCTGGTGATGGCACAGAAAGGTCATCCTCATCATATCTTTCTCAGACAAGCTTTGACAGTGGCAGCCCTCCTGAGCTGTGCTCAACTCCAAGGGCTGGTCTACCTGCAAGAACCAGTAGCTCTGCAGGCTCACCAAACATAAGAGAAAGAGAAAGCGATGATGAAGTTGACACCCAAGGAGAAAGTGAAAATGTCAGTAGCTGA
- the LOC138002447 gene encoding paramyosin-like, whose product MSANSRKNKRGDRGSSSGSAENSAKKPNMEETEEKDVFGDENLPEEEPTLLEIKQMLSSIQSSITSISRESVKFREDMEELKKSLRSNERELNELKVSLGKANMQSALLQKELLGTKTRLSEQTERIDSLIESLDNLEQYSRKNSLEIHGIPEDIYTSTEEVVLKVAAAVNVPVAAEDIEISHKLRRQNGMKPIIVKFCSHKVKSRLYKEGTKLKSVKISDLYPSYASAAAKQNRIFINENLTPYRADLVRQVNDMKADGLLSSVWTLDGKVFVKTSPSGNPVRIYSEDDLDEL is encoded by the coding sequence ATGTCGGCAAACTCGAGGAAAAACAAGCGAGGTGACCGGGGTTCTAGCTCAGGTTCTGCTGAAAATTCCGCCAAGAAGCCAAATATGGAGGAAACCGAGGAAAAAGATGTATTCGGCGACGAGAACCTCCCTGAAGAAGAACCAACTCTGCTAGAAATTAAACAGATGCTGTCATCTATACAGTCCTCAATTACGAGCATCTCGAGAGAAAGCGTCAAATTTAGAGAAGACATGGAGGAGTTAAAGAAGTCGCTGAGATCTAATGAACGTGAACTCAATGAGCTTAAAGTGTCTCTTGGTAAGGCTAACATGCAAAGTGCTCTACTTCAGAAAGAACTACTCGGGACTAAAACAAGATTAAGCGAGCAGACGGAAAGGATCGACTCGTTGATTGAATCGCTTGATAACCTCGAGCAGTATTCTAGaaaaaattcccttgaaatACATGGTATTCCGGAAGATATTTACACCTCAACGGAAGAAGTTGTTCTCAAGGTAGCTGCGGCTGTTAATGTCCCTGTTGCTGCGGAGGACATCGAAATCTCTCACAAGCTAAGACGACAAAATGGTATGAAACCTATCATCGTAAAATTTTGTAGCCATAAAGTTAAGTCTCGGCTATATAAGGAGGGAACGAAATTGAAGTCAGTTAAGATATCAGATTTATATCCCAGTTATGCCTCAGCAGCAGCAAAGCAAAACCGTATATTTATCAACGAAAACCTCACACCTTATAGGGCAGACTTAGTAAGACAAGTGAATGATATGAAGGCTGATGGACTTTTATCAAGTGTTTGGACACTAGACGGAAAGGTCTTTGTTAAAACTTCACCATCAGGTAATCCTGTTAGAATTTACTCTGAAGATGATCTTGATGAATTATAA